The Eleginops maclovinus isolate JMC-PN-2008 ecotype Puerto Natales chromosome 3, JC_Emac_rtc_rv5, whole genome shotgun sequence genome includes a region encoding these proteins:
- the s100t gene encoding S100 calcium binding protein T isoform X1, whose product MLQILSDRTWTSLDSSNPPSFLSFSRMSLPNSENASTLENAMQLLIQTFHKYSGNEGDKYTLSRAELKEMLTAELGNYLGNAQDKEAVDKVMGDLDSNNDGEVDFTEFIILVGALTVACNDFFLEYNDKPTNK is encoded by the exons ATGCTTCAAATCCTTTCAGACAGGACATGGACTTCTCTTGACTCCTCTAACCCTCCTTCTTTCCTGTCCTTTTCCAGAATGTCTTTGCCCAACTCAGAGAACGCCTCCACCCTGGAGAACGCCATGCAGCTCTTGATCCAGACCTTCCATAAGTACTCCGGAAACGAGGGGGATAAATACACACTGAGCAGGGCTGAGCTCAAAGAGATGCTTACCGCAGAGCTCGGCAACTACCTGGGG AACGCCCAGGATAAGGAGGCAGTGGACAAGGTAATGGGAGACCTGGATTCCAACAATGACGGAGAGGTAGATTTCACTGAGTTCATTATACTGGTTGGAGCTCTTACTGTGGCCTGTAACGACTTCTTCCTGGAGTACAATGACAAGCCGACGAATAAGTGA
- the s100t gene encoding S100 calcium binding protein T isoform X2, which yields MSLPNSENASTLENAMQLLIQTFHKYSGNEGDKYTLSRAELKEMLTAELGNYLGNAQDKEAVDKVMGDLDSNNDGEVDFTEFIILVGALTVACNDFFLEYNDKPTNK from the exons ATGTCTTTGCCCAACTCAGAGAACGCCTCCACCCTGGAGAACGCCATGCAGCTCTTGATCCAGACCTTCCATAAGTACTCCGGAAACGAGGGGGATAAATACACACTGAGCAGGGCTGAGCTCAAAGAGATGCTTACCGCAGAGCTCGGCAACTACCTGGGG AACGCCCAGGATAAGGAGGCAGTGGACAAGGTAATGGGAGACCTGGATTCCAACAATGACGGAGAGGTAGATTTCACTGAGTTCATTATACTGGTTGGAGCTCTTACTGTGGCCTGTAACGACTTCTTCCTGGAGTACAATGACAAGCCGACGAATAAGTGA
- the si:ch211-105c13.3 gene encoding protein S100-A16 → MESAIKTVVTTFLSSTKGKENIEGGGFQKLVKKHLGGLMADTNCSSAVKEMQQGLDENHDGKVSFQEYLTLIGYLANSLSQSKTGATADAS, encoded by the exons ATGGAGTCAGCCATTAAGACTGTGGTCACCACGTTTCTAAGTTCTACCAAGGGGAAGGAAAACATAGAGGGTGGTGGCTTCCAGAAGCTGGTGAAGAAACATCTTGGTGGCCTCATGGCG GATACCAACTGCTCATCTGCCGTTAAGGAGATGCAGCAAGGACTGGATGAGAACCATGATGGAAAGGTCAGCTTCCAGGAATACCTCACTCTGATTGGCTACCTGGCCAACTCCCTCAGTCAGAGCAAGACTGGAGCCACTGCAGATGCATCATAG